The following proteins are encoded in a genomic region of Sulfurimonas sp. HSL3-7:
- a CDS encoding PP0621 family protein, producing MLKLLLVIAVIAAVYFFFIKKKTPLTKERNEHNKKEKDEDETMVACETCGTYISTKEAIVSSGKFYCSEQCRDKA from the coding sequence ATGTTGAAACTATTGCTTGTTATCGCTGTCATTGCGGCCGTCTATTTCTTCTTTATTAAAAAAAAGACACCGCTGACCAAAGAGCGTAACGAACATAACAAGAAAGAGAAAGATGAGGATGAAACGATGGTTGCATGCGAGACCTGCGGCACCTACATCAGCACCAAAGAGGCGATCGTCTCTTCGGGTAAATTCTACTGCTCTGAGCAGTGTCGAGACAAAGCCTAA
- a CDS encoding NlpC/P60 family protein produces the protein MRYALLLALLLFLNGCSTRSATGKPSSPNVHVNYSDLDKLYPYHNEWHLTPYKFGGFGPNGIDCSAFVQRAYKDLFHINLPRTTKALANYGKKTSRSQIRTSDLVFFKTGYNTRHVGIYLKEGDFMHASSKYGIIISNLDDPYWQKHYWMTRRVK, from the coding sequence ATGCGTTATGCTCTTCTATTGGCACTGCTACTGTTTTTGAACGGCTGTTCGACCCGTTCTGCAACCGGCAAGCCCTCTTCGCCTAATGTTCATGTCAACTACAGTGATCTGGACAAACTCTATCCCTACCACAACGAATGGCACCTGACCCCCTACAAATTCGGCGGTTTCGGGCCCAACGGGATCGACTGTTCCGCCTTTGTACAGAGGGCCTATAAAGATCTCTTCCACATCAATCTTCCGCGCACCACAAAAGCGCTGGCTAACTACGGTAAGAAAACGTCTCGCAGCCAGATCCGCACCAGTGACCTGGTCTTTTTCAAAACAGGTTACAACACCCGCCACGTCGGCATCTATCTCAAAGAGGGCGACTTTATGCACGCCTCTTCAAAATACGGCATCATTATCTCAAATTTAGATGACCCCTACTGGCAAAAACATTACTGGATGACAAGAAGAGTAAAATAG
- a CDS encoding alanine racemase has translation MAYIRLSREAFFHNLDIIAQKIGGVSKIAVVLKDNAYGHGLFEIAELAHEYGVRDAVVHNVTEAQSILPYFDHILILGGHEYAVDDKLFFAINSLEQIEKMPKGCRVELKVDTGMHRNGVTMDEVAAAVEAISARGLLLKGVFTHNRSADALSSEWFWQRKNFEKVKSDILKLKTKYGFETPRFHSANSAAAFRYKEFDEDMVRVGIAAYGCLEMAPTLEQPDLKPVLSLVAKKISTRQLRKGVHVGYNATFRAEEAMVVSTYDVGYADGLHRVSSNNYATPEGERLLGRVSMDNTTFTGQRDELLIFDNANQYAKAAGTISYEILVGLHSEIERVVV, from the coding sequence ATGGCATATATTCGACTCAGCCGCGAGGCTTTTTTTCATAATCTTGACATTATCGCACAAAAAATTGGTGGTGTTTCTAAAATCGCTGTCGTTCTGAAGGACAACGCTTACGGTCATGGACTGTTCGAGATTGCAGAACTTGCACACGAATACGGTGTACGAGACGCGGTGGTGCACAATGTCACCGAAGCGCAGTCGATTTTGCCCTATTTTGATCATATTCTGATCCTGGGCGGGCACGAATATGCGGTTGACGACAAACTCTTTTTTGCGATCAATTCGCTTGAACAGATAGAAAAGATGCCAAAAGGCTGCCGGGTCGAACTCAAAGTCGATACGGGGATGCACCGCAACGGCGTTACTATGGATGAAGTCGCTGCAGCCGTGGAAGCTATCAGTGCGAGGGGGCTGCTGCTCAAAGGTGTTTTTACCCACAACCGCAGCGCAGATGCATTGAGCTCGGAGTGGTTTTGGCAGCGAAAAAATTTTGAAAAAGTTAAATCTGATATTTTGAAACTGAAAACAAAATACGGTTTTGAGACCCCGCGTTTTCATTCGGCCAACTCGGCTGCCGCTTTCCGCTATAAAGAGTTTGACGAAGATATGGTCCGCGTCGGCATAGCGGCGTACGGCTGCCTGGAGATGGCCCCTACACTCGAACAGCCTGACCTGAAACCGGTGCTTTCATTGGTAGCGAAAAAGATCAGTACCCGTCAACTTCGCAAGGGCGTGCATGTTGGTTATAATGCAACTTTCCGGGCCGAAGAGGCGATGGTGGTCTCGACCTATGATGTCGGTTATGCCGATGGCCTGCACCGGGTCTCTTCGAACAATTATGCAACACCCGAGGGCGAGAGACTGCTCGGGCGTGTCTCTATGGACAACACTACGTTTACGGGCCAGAGGGACGAGCTTCTGATCTTTGATAATGCCAACCAATATGCCAAAGCCGCGGGAACGATCAGTTATGAGATCCTTGTGGGGCTTCATTCAGAGATTGAACGGGTGGTTGTGTAA